The following are encoded together in the Bacteroidota bacterium genome:
- a CDS encoding ABC transporter permease: protein MQKIQLRNTIFAILGGLVLLFIIAPLFGMFLSSSPSGILETAKENEVQKSIWLTLGTSMFATLFFAIGSIPLAYLLAKKDFYLKKLVLGIINLPVVIPHSAAGIAILGFISRDSTVGKIADNFGISFVGHPVGIALAMAFVSIPFLLNAARDGFLSVPDKLENAALNLGASPTRVFFTISLPLAWRNIVSGLILMFARGMSEFGAVVIVAYHPMVTPVLIWERFGAFGLKYAQPVAVIFICVSLIVFIVLRLLSKEKSA, encoded by the coding sequence GTGCAAAAAATTCAATTAAGAAATACAATATTCGCAATTTTAGGAGGGCTGGTTTTATTATTTATTATTGCTCCTCTTTTTGGTATGTTTTTATCATCTTCTCCTTCGGGAATTTTGGAAACTGCCAAAGAAAATGAAGTACAAAAAAGTATTTGGCTTACTCTTGGAACTTCTATGTTTGCCACTTTATTTTTTGCAATAGGCAGTATTCCACTTGCTTACCTGCTTGCTAAAAAAGATTTTTATTTAAAAAAACTTGTTCTCGGAATAATTAATTTACCTGTAGTAATTCCACATTCCGCAGCAGGCATTGCAATTTTAGGATTTATTTCAAGAGATTCTACAGTTGGTAAAATTGCTGATAATTTTGGGATTAGTTTTGTCGGTCATCCTGTAGGAATAGCTTTGGCAATGGCTTTTGTAAGTATTCCATTTTTGCTCAATGCCGCAAGAGACGGTTTTCTTTCTGTCCCTGATAAACTTGAAAATGCGGCTTTAAATCTTGGTGCATCTCCTACAAGAGTATTTTTTACAATCTCTCTACCATTGGCTTGGCGGAATATTGTTTCAGGATTAATATTAATGTTTGCAAGAGGGATGAGCGAATTCGGTGCTGTGGTAATTGTTGCCTATCATCCAATGGTAACCCCTGTTCTAATTTGGGAACGCTTTGGAGCTTTCGGGTTAAAATATGCCCAGCCTGTTGCGGTAATTTTCATTTGTGTATCTCTAATTGTTTTTATTGTTTTAAGATTGTTATCAAAAGAAAAAAGTGCTTGA